The Hordeum vulgare subsp. vulgare chromosome 7H, MorexV3_pseudomolecules_assembly, whole genome shotgun sequence DNA window ATAGAAAACAATATGAACATTTACAATAACAATATATATGATATGAAAATATATTCAGTAATGAATGTAATGATATTTTTTGGGTATTGTAGATGTCAATAAATTTTactataaacttggtcaaagtttaCAAAGTTTGACCTAATAAAAGCCAATATGCAAAATATATACAAACGGAGGAACTACATTAGTATGAAGAGAGGTCAGGGGTGTCttaattactactccctccgttccataatataagtctttttagagattccactagaggactacatacggatgtatatagacatactttagagggtagattcactcattttgctttgtatgtagtcccttagtaaaatcgcttaaaagacttatactccgTATTTAGGAACGGGGGGAGTAACACATAGTAGTGCTGCAGAAGAATATAGTATAGCTGTAGAGCACATCGAATAAGCCAGAACAGGATATGTCACAGCCATTGTAAACAGAATGGATTGCAACTTCTTAATTCCTAGTATGGGCCAACAAGGACCGACAATACTATTCTTACGACTAGTTAGTAATAGAAAAACTACCACCAATGTTATAATACTGTGGACGCATTTACATCTGAAGCTAAAGCACGCAATATCCCATATGGAATTGATTAAAAAACAGTCTGATATGGACAGCCTATAAAGAGGTTCCACACATGAGGAGCATTTATGGAAAACAATGGTTACAACATGACAGATGACCATGAACAGCATAAACACATCGTACTTTAGAAAAACATTAACACAGGGGGTTTCAAGCAAAGAACATACTGTCACAGTGTGCCCCTGGTTAGCTCGAATCAGCAGCTCTCCATCCTCCTCCAACAGACCAAACCTCTGCTTGTTGTCTCGCCTGACCGCCTACAGGCGAAAAAGCAGAATGTTACTAGGAGTGGCTTACAACTCACGACAAGTTGCAGAGTAACCTGATTAATTTTACAACTTCCAGAGAATTCCCAATTTAAGCTCGAGGTGCTAGCTAACAAGATGAAAACAACGTGTGGCAGACACAAGTACACCAGTGTGCTTAGAAAGATCATCTACTGTTAAGCAAGAAGATGACGCGTGAGCAGATATTACCTCCCTGATTTCGTCCACCGTGTGGGAGTTGAGCGGAACCTTGGCGAAGGTCTGCAGGTTGAGGCGGAGCAGGTCGCGCACCCGCACGTAGCCATCGCTCCTCATGTCCAGCCTCAGCTCCGGTGCCATGTGCCGTAAGACCCTCGTCCTGAGAAGAGAAGCACAGAAGCACCAGTGAGTACCGGGCTAGCATCGATGCAATTGTGGAGAGTGAAGTCGGAGGTTTGTGGCAGTGTATTACAGGAGGCGGCCAAGGGCGTCGATGCGGTCTCTGCcgtcaccgccaccgccaccgccaccacggcCACCCGGTCGCCTGGCGCCACCACGGCCACCGCGCGGCTGGTGTGTGGAGGCGGAGGCAGCAGCATTGGAGCGGtagccagaggaggaggaggggttcaTGGTGAGAGGGAGGCGGAGGGTTGaagggaaggagaggtggaggaggaggagggcgcgggtcGGGGAGGATATTGTGGCGGCAGTGAGGGCTCTCATAAGCAGTGGAAGTGGCAGTGGTGACACGACTGGCGACGCGCGGTGGTGGACGGACGACCCCTATTGATGAAGGCGGGTGAGCTGGGCGTCGTTGCTGCCTAGGCTTGCGCAATGGTAACCTGAAAGATTGAAAGCACAGAATATTGTCAACAACAAAGATTCATATTCTACGTATGCTTTGAAATGCTAAAAAGAAAAAGTTCTGAAAGCGAATAGTAACCAAATTAATGTTGCCAGCACAATTTCCCTCTTTTGTTTGTTAATTGTGTCAACTGAACCATAACCTGAAGCTTGTGACATGGTAAACAAACCTCGGGATCTACTTGAATTTTTTTTGCCAGATTTTTTACGCCATTATGGTTGCAGAAACGTGGATAGGAAATACAGAGGACGAGATAGCACTTAGGCAGATCGTAGATTTGTTCAGAGCATACGGGAGACAAGTCGCTGTTCAGAAACTAGTAACCCGAAAAAGAAAGCCAGGCAAAACTACCATCGGCCTAGTGATTACCTTACGGAAATGATAAATCCCAAATGTCCGTGATTTGCCATGTGATTACCTTACGGAAATGATAAATCCCGAATATCCGTGATTTGACCACGGCAAATCCAACGTTTTTTTTATGGCAATTATAGTCACGCGAGGATGGCAAGTTTCGTTTTGACACGCGCAGCAATTGTCTGGCGAAAGAATACACTGAGCACAGAGTTGCCATGCTTGCCAACCAACTTGTCATCCCCGCGTCACTAAACTTGCCATCGAAAACGTTCGGCTTGCCATGGTCGGTCGGTCAAATCCCGAACGTTCCGGCGTTATCGGATTCCTTAACTTAACAAACAACAATAGTCGTATGACAAGTAAAACGCGGATGAAATCCTAGACATCGATCGATCTTGTAAAGTTGGAAGAAAGTAACACTGCTATGGACCTATGGTAGACATAGAAGCAACGTCGGCCTGAGGCGCTCGACTGAGCGGAAACTAATGAACGGCTATGCGGATGAGTCTCGCTAGATCCGGCAGTAGGAAGCGGCAGTAGAGAAGCTCGACGGACGCACCTCACGGGCTCCTCCCGGGCCTGGAAGAACgaggccgcggcggcggcggaggaggcggcggtgggcacgcGCGGCGGAGGAGCAGCGGGGCGGCGGGGCGGAACGAGCGCTGCATCCGACGGGACGGCGTGGGAGGCGCGGGAGGAGGGCGCGCACGGcggaggagcggcggcggcggcggagcgaggAGATGCGGTGCGAGGGACGGAGCGAGGGGAACAAATCAAATCCTGCTACGACCGTGCGAGCCCGAGCCCGAGCCgcgatttttttcttttttctctcttctcttctcttttcCTGATCTTGCCTTGCCAGCCCGGGAAAATGTAAGTAAGGTGCTATCGTACCGACATGAAATTTTGAGACTTTTGGATGAGCTTTTTGTAAAATGTTCGAGAGCTCCAAAGAACCGTCGGATTTGAGATCCAGCGGCTCCCAGGAGCCTGTACCACATTACCACCTAACGCCCGGTATCCCATACTCGTCGCGGTATACCATATGTCTGTATTGATATTTCACGGTTTTGTAAAAGTATCATCTTCGTCGGGCAAATTTTCTGGCTTCTATACGAATTTCCCATAGATGGTGCTCGAGATGGAGATGGGTGCTGGTGTTGTGGATGAAATTTGATAATGATGATGGAGTGATGAAGATGCTTTGTGGCGGAGTCTGCATAAAATATTGGGCGGGCTGGATGGACCAATCTATAAGAAATTACTCACGTCTAGCTTTCCTCAGCCCATGGATAGTTGTAACATGGACATGTGACGGAAAGTTGGGCGAGCCATGGCCATGTAGCCTTGTTGTAGCTCTGCCAGTGCTCAACATACCTGACATGATCAACCCTTTAAGAATGAAATGTATGGTTATTTCTTCATTCCAAACGGCAAAAAAAACTATAGTACAAATCAACAGTTTCGTAGGGCAGTTGACGACGACATGTAAAAGGAAGCAACAAAGGGAGCAATGTGGGCCCTACACATTTCTACACCTGCATTTTGGGCCTAGGGTGTGTTGGCACACATGCACGCGTGGATGTATATTGCACCGCTTTGAAGTTGTCACCTGATTGTGTTCGG harbors:
- the LOC123411376 gene encoding tRNA 2'-phosphotransferase 1-like translates to MRALTAATISSPTRALLLLHLSFPSTLRLPLTMNPSSSSGYRSNAAASASTHQPRGGRGGARRPGGRGGGGGGGDGRDRIDALGRLLTRVLRHMAPELRLDMRSDGYVRVRDLLRLNLQTFAKVPLNSHTVDEIREAVRRDNKQRFGLLEEDGELLIRANQGHTVTTVTSESLLKPILSADEISVCVHGTYRKNVDSILKYGLKRMARLHVHFSSGLPSDGGVISGMRTSANILIYLNVRKALQDGMKLYISENKVILTEGFDGVIPVKYFEKIETWPGRAPIPF